From Ostreibacterium oceani, the proteins below share one genomic window:
- a CDS encoding 4Fe-4S dicluster domain-containing protein produces the protein MTRISDIEQHIDALSNEFGVVFLGGFVVNQADGLPTTQGQKTQGTKIQAQDTPTQDTQALLLFGNAGSSIWSAFQASREYQQAVPDPLDQWSQRIGQQFAEQLGGDCFFPFGEPRYPFIQWLKRTGAYESSALGLLIHRDYGLWSACRFACRVRTGLPVEPTMEFIAKLSATRLPKKSTRMPTLSKVAKGLCDSCPDKPCLSVCPVGAFQPHGYDYQGCTRYLIHDTANDDKRQDNNGNNVDGFNGENGENACVAYTCQARLACPVGAVYRYETAHAQFHMKQFIKSAIKANKSQ, from the coding sequence ATGACTAGAATAAGCGACATCGAGCAACACATTGATGCGCTCAGTAATGAATTTGGTGTGGTTTTTTTAGGCGGTTTTGTTGTCAATCAAGCGGATGGCTTACCAACGACGCAAGGGCAAAAAACGCAAGGGACAAAAATCCAAGCGCAGGACACACCGACACAGGACACACAAGCGCTACTGCTATTTGGTAATGCGGGGTCGTCTATTTGGTCTGCGTTCCAAGCCTCTCGCGAATACCAACAGGCGGTACCCGATCCGTTGGATCAATGGAGTCAACGGATTGGGCAGCAATTTGCTGAACAACTCGGTGGGGACTGTTTCTTTCCATTTGGTGAGCCGCGTTATCCGTTTATCCAGTGGCTAAAGCGTACTGGGGCTTATGAATCTTCTGCTCTGGGACTGTTGATACATCGCGACTATGGATTGTGGTCTGCCTGTCGATTTGCTTGTCGGGTGCGTACTGGACTGCCTGTTGAGCCAACAATGGAATTTATAGCTAAGCTGTCTGCCACAAGGTTGCCTAAAAAATCAACTAGAATGCCAACACTATCAAAGGTAGCAAAAGGCCTCTGCGACAGCTGCCCAGATAAACCGTGTTTATCGGTTTGCCCTGTTGGGGCGTTTCAGCCGCACGGTTATGATTATCAGGGGTGTACTCGTTATTTGATTCACGACACAGCGAATGATGACAAGCGCCAAGATAATAATGGTAATAACGTCGATGGCTTTAATGGCGAGAATGGCGAGAATGCGTGTGTCGCCTATACCTGTCAGGCGCGACTGGCGTGTCCTGTCGGCGCGGTCTACCGCTATGAAACGGCGCACGCACAATTTCACATGAAGCAATTCATTAAATCGGCAATAAAAGCCAACAAAAGCCAATAA
- a CDS encoding CoA-acylating methylmalonate-semialdehyde dehydrogenase, giving the protein MMMNDVIELKHIIDAQPVKGRADEVYSIYNPATGKIIRRVQAASADDVRLAIEVAHERSEAWRAVTPSKRAQMLFNYRQLIIQHTDELAQLISQEHGKTIDDAKGEIARGLEVVEFCTAINNHLKSDFTAEVSSGIDSYNLRQPLGVCAGITPFNFPAMVPMWMYPVAIACGNTFVLKLSEKTPSCGLRLTELMYEAGLPAGVLNTLVGGKAAVDVLLQHPLVKAISFVGSTPVGESIYREASHHHKRVQALCGAKNHLVVMPDADLTQACDAILGAAYGSAGERCMAVSVVITVGDETAEQLIEQLAPKVQQLRVGAYHEKDVEMGPVVSQDSKNRIVDYIEQGVAQGATLKIDGRDTSVGKGFFLGGSLFDHVQPTMSIYLDEIFGPVLSIVRVKEYADALALINTHAYGNGAAIFTRDGDAARHFSMHVEAGMVGVNVPIPVPVAMHSFGGWKRSLFGSAAIHGMEGVRFYTRLKTVTTRWPSGIRQGAQFNFQGGKDA; this is encoded by the coding sequence ATGATGATGAATGACGTCATAGAATTAAAGCATATTATCGATGCGCAGCCTGTTAAGGGTCGCGCCGATGAAGTCTATTCAATTTATAACCCAGCAACGGGCAAAATCATTCGCCGAGTGCAGGCAGCGAGTGCTGATGACGTGAGATTGGCGATTGAAGTCGCGCATGAGCGGAGTGAGGCATGGCGAGCAGTAACGCCATCCAAACGCGCGCAAATGCTGTTTAATTATCGGCAGTTAATCATCCAGCATACCGATGAGTTAGCACAGCTCATCTCACAAGAACATGGCAAAACAATCGATGACGCCAAAGGAGAAATCGCACGAGGATTAGAAGTGGTCGAATTCTGTACGGCTATTAATAATCATTTGAAATCTGATTTTACCGCAGAAGTATCCAGTGGCATTGATAGTTATAATTTACGCCAACCGTTGGGGGTTTGTGCAGGTATTACGCCGTTTAATTTTCCAGCCATGGTGCCAATGTGGATGTATCCTGTTGCCATCGCTTGTGGTAATACGTTTGTTTTAAAACTTTCCGAAAAGACGCCATCGTGCGGTTTGCGCTTGACTGAATTAATGTATGAGGCAGGCTTGCCAGCAGGTGTGCTGAATACTTTAGTTGGTGGTAAAGCCGCGGTTGATGTGTTGTTGCAACACCCATTGGTCAAAGCGATAAGCTTTGTCGGCTCGACACCAGTAGGTGAGTCTATTTATCGAGAAGCCAGCCATCATCACAAACGCGTTCAAGCATTGTGTGGCGCTAAAAATCATTTAGTCGTGATGCCCGATGCCGATTTAACCCAAGCCTGTGATGCGATTCTCGGTGCGGCCTATGGCTCAGCGGGCGAGCGTTGTATGGCCGTATCTGTGGTCATTACGGTTGGCGATGAAACAGCCGAACAACTCATTGAGCAGTTAGCACCAAAAGTACAACAATTGCGGGTTGGTGCTTATCATGAAAAAGACGTTGAAATGGGTCCAGTGGTTAGCCAAGACAGCAAAAATCGTATCGTGGATTATATTGAACAAGGCGTAGCGCAGGGTGCAACACTGAAAATTGATGGTAGAGACACGTCAGTTGGTAAAGGTTTTTTCTTGGGCGGCAGTTTATTTGATCATGTACAACCGACGATGTCGATTTATTTGGATGAAATTTTTGGTCCAGTGCTGTCGATTGTTCGTGTCAAGGAGTATGCGGATGCACTGGCGTTAATCAATACGCATGCGTATGGCAATGGGGCTGCGATTTTTACACGGGATGGCGATGCGGCACGACATTTTAGTATGCACGTTGAGGCCGGCATGGTGGGTGTTAATGTACCGATTCCTGTTCCTGTGGCGATGCATAGTTTTGGTGGCTGGAAACGCTCATTATTCGGCAGTGCCGCCATTCACGGCATGGAAGGCGTGCGTTTTTATACACGCCTGAAAACGGTCACGACCCGTTGGCCATCGGGGATTCGACAAGGCGCTCAGTTTAATTTCCAAGGTGGTAAGGATGCGTAA
- a CDS encoding aminotransferase family protein, with amino-acid sequence MSTDKTNPPGANDSQTLRQFDQQHVWHHLTQHKALEQNPALMIRSGNGMMVTDTDGNQYLDATSGGVWTVNLGYGRQQIVDAIAKQLSDLPYFAGALGNEPAAKFAKVLADLLPNLSRIYYASSGSEANEKAYKIVRQLSQSSSRQGKRKIVYRDRDYHGTTIAALSSSGHNERKAQYGPFLDDFVEIPHCCCYRCPFNKTYPSCNIECAQAFESEILKQGPDTVGSVVLESITAGGGVIVPVPEYLPMIADICKQYGVLLHIDEVVTGMGRTGTWFGFEHFNVFPDMITLAKGLAGGYAAISVLATTETIFEAFKTDTNDPLNYFRDISTFGGCTAGPAAALANIDIIQTENLLNNAKIMGDYFIQQLRGLAEKHPCIGDIRGKGLFIGIELVDDRKTKHPVDEARMTRVFLHCLQHGVMIGRSNRSVAGLNNVLLLSPALICDKAKADDIITAIDAALTATFKQTVFKQTV; translated from the coding sequence ATGTCTACAGACAAAACCAACCCACCAGGTGCCAACGACAGCCAAACGCTACGCCAATTTGATCAGCAGCATGTTTGGCATCACCTAACACAACATAAAGCGCTTGAACAAAATCCAGCCCTCATGATACGCAGCGGTAATGGCATGATGGTAACCGACACCGATGGCAATCAGTATCTGGATGCAACATCAGGTGGTGTCTGGACGGTGAACCTCGGATACGGCCGCCAGCAAATTGTCGATGCCATTGCAAAACAACTCAGCGATCTGCCCTATTTCGCTGGCGCATTGGGTAATGAACCTGCGGCGAAGTTTGCTAAAGTACTTGCGGATTTATTACCCAACCTGTCACGTATTTATTATGCCAGCTCAGGCTCTGAAGCCAATGAAAAAGCTTATAAAATCGTACGTCAGCTCAGTCAATCCAGCAGCCGCCAAGGCAAACGCAAAATCGTTTACCGCGACCGCGACTATCACGGCACAACAATCGCCGCGCTGAGTAGCTCAGGGCATAATGAACGCAAAGCACAGTACGGTCCTTTTTTGGATGACTTTGTCGAAATTCCGCATTGTTGCTGCTACCGCTGTCCATTTAATAAAACCTACCCAAGCTGCAATATCGAATGCGCTCAGGCTTTCGAAAGCGAAATATTAAAACAAGGTCCTGATACTGTCGGTAGCGTGGTTTTAGAGTCCATCACCGCAGGCGGTGGCGTGATTGTGCCTGTACCTGAGTATTTACCGATGATTGCTGATATTTGTAAGCAATACGGTGTGTTGCTGCATATTGATGAAGTGGTCACAGGAATGGGGCGCACAGGGACTTGGTTTGGATTTGAGCACTTTAACGTCTTCCCTGATATGATTACCTTAGCCAAGGGGCTTGCTGGCGGTTATGCTGCGATTTCAGTCCTCGCGACAACCGAGACAATTTTTGAAGCGTTTAAAACTGATACCAACGACCCACTCAATTATTTTAGGGATATTAGTACATTTGGCGGCTGTACCGCAGGACCTGCCGCCGCGCTTGCCAATATAGACATTATTCAAACCGAAAACTTACTCAACAATGCAAAAATTATGGGCGATTATTTCATACAACAGCTCAGAGGCTTAGCTGAAAAACACCCCTGCATAGGCGATATTCGAGGCAAGGGGCTATTCATTGGGATTGAGCTAGTTGACGACAGAAAAACCAAACACCCTGTCGATGAAGCGCGTATGACCCGTGTGTTTTTGCATTGCTTGCAACATGGCGTAATGATAGGTCGCTCAAACCGTAGCGTGGCAGGATTAAATAACGTATTGCTTTTAAGCCCTGCATTGATTTGTGACAAAGCCAAAGCCGATGACATCATCACCGCCATTGATGCTGCCCTCACCGCGACTTTTAAACAAACTGTGTTTAAACAGACGGTGTAA
- a CDS encoding amino acid ABC transporter ATP-binding protein → MTEKNNKPIIEMKGVHKWYGDFHVLKNINLSVNKGERIVICGPSGSGKSTVIRCINHLEEHQKGDIVVDGIPLTNDIKVVEAIRREVGMVFQHFNLFPHLTVMQNLTLAPIWVSKKPKKEAEKTAMYFLERVKIPEQANKFPGQLSGGQQQRVAIARSLCMEAKIMLFDEPTSALDPEMINEVLETMKDLAEEGLTMLCVTHEMGFARAVADRVIFMDAGEIIEENDPINFFDNPQNERTQKFLSQINTAF, encoded by the coding sequence ATGACAGAAAAAAATAATAAGCCGATTATCGAAATGAAAGGCGTTCACAAGTGGTACGGCGATTTTCATGTGCTAAAAAATATCAATTTATCCGTTAACAAAGGTGAGCGAATTGTTATTTGTGGTCCATCTGGCTCAGGAAAATCCACCGTTATTCGCTGTATTAACCACCTAGAAGAGCACCAGAAAGGCGATATTGTCGTGGACGGCATTCCGCTGACTAATGATATTAAAGTGGTTGAAGCCATTCGTCGCGAAGTCGGTATGGTGTTTCAGCATTTTAATTTGTTTCCGCATCTGACGGTTATGCAAAATCTCACTTTAGCACCGATTTGGGTTAGCAAAAAACCCAAAAAAGAAGCAGAGAAAACAGCGATGTACTTTTTGGAGCGTGTCAAAATTCCTGAGCAAGCGAATAAATTCCCTGGACAATTATCTGGTGGGCAGCAACAACGGGTGGCGATTGCGCGTTCATTGTGTATGGAAGCGAAAATCATGCTGTTTGACGAACCAACGTCTGCGCTAGACCCTGAAATGATTAATGAAGTACTAGAAACCATGAAAGATTTGGCAGAAGAAGGCTTGACCATGCTCTGCGTGACCCATGAAATGGGATTCGCGCGCGCGGTTGCCGATCGCGTGATTTTTATGGACGCCGGCGAAATTATCGAAGAAAACGATCCAATCAATTTCTTTGATAATCCACAAAATGAGCGGACGCAAAAGTTTTTGAGCCAGATTAATACTGCCTTTTAA
- a CDS encoding amino acid ABC transporter permease, with protein sequence MNNQTYKPGEHPDLPPPLLEKGLIAWLRKNLFSSISNTILTLIGVAIIVWTVPPFLNWAVFTASWGGNDPALCKVEGVGACWTFINARLDQFIYGFYPSEERWRINTLFVLFAVGIIYLVWPNLPKKAWAGVFMLVIFPAIAFVLFRGGMFGLVDVTTDKWGGFSLTLVISFVGIVASLPIGILLALGRRSDMPIIRSICIVFIEFWRGVPLITVLFMSSVMFPMFLPEGMSFDKLLRALIAIALFASAYMAEVVRGGLQAVPKGQVEAAQSLGLTYWKAMGFIVLPQALKIVIPGIVNTFIGLFKDTTLVLIIGLYDFLGIIQTASQDPKWLGYNTEGYVFATLVYFCCCYAMSRYSKYLEDKLHTGHKR encoded by the coding sequence ATGAATAACCAAACCTACAAACCAGGCGAACACCCTGATTTGCCACCGCCATTATTGGAAAAAGGGCTAATTGCTTGGTTAAGAAAAAATCTATTTTCGTCAATTTCCAACACGATTTTGACCTTGATTGGCGTGGCGATTATTGTCTGGACAGTGCCACCCTTTTTAAACTGGGCAGTGTTTACCGCCTCTTGGGGGGGGAATGACCCTGCGCTTTGCAAGGTCGAAGGGGTTGGTGCCTGTTGGACGTTTATTAATGCACGTTTAGATCAATTTATTTACGGCTTTTATCCGTCAGAAGAGCGCTGGCGAATCAATACCCTTTTTGTCCTATTTGCCGTCGGTATTATCTATTTAGTCTGGCCCAATTTGCCTAAAAAAGCGTGGGCAGGTGTCTTTATGCTCGTGATATTCCCGGCGATTGCCTTTGTCTTGTTTCGCGGTGGCATGTTTGGCTTGGTTGATGTTACTACGGATAAGTGGGGCGGTTTTTCATTGACGCTAGTGATTTCATTTGTCGGCATTGTTGCTTCGTTACCCATCGGGATATTACTGGCGCTGGGACGACGCTCGGATATGCCGATTATCCGCTCGATTTGTATTGTATTTATTGAATTTTGGCGCGGCGTGCCGTTGATTACGGTGTTATTTATGTCATCGGTGATGTTCCCCATGTTTTTGCCCGAGGGGATGAGTTTTGATAAATTATTGCGTGCGTTGATTGCGATTGCCCTGTTTGCTTCGGCCTATATGGCAGAGGTGGTTCGCGGTGGGTTGCAGGCAGTGCCCAAAGGGCAGGTAGAGGCCGCCCAATCGCTGGGGTTGACCTACTGGAAAGCCATGGGCTTTATTGTGCTGCCTCAGGCGCTCAAAATCGTGATTCCTGGGATTGTAAATACGTTTATTGGTTTGTTTAAAGACACAACGCTGGTGCTAATCATCGGATTGTATGATTTTTTAGGCATTATACAAACGGCATCGCAAGACCCTAAGTGGCTAGGCTATAACACCGAAGGCTATGTCTTTGCGACGTTGGTTTACTTTTGCTGTTGTTATGCGATGTCACGCTATAGTAAATATTTAGAAGACAAACTGCACACAGGGCACAAGCGATAA
- a CDS encoding amino acid ABC transporter permease, producing MIANTQAIHMQQKAWNNPKYRSLFFQLLLTTIVVVAGWTLFSNTVQNLESRGISSGFDFLKRAAGFEIDFKLISYTSTDSNGRVFFVGLLNTLLVSVLGIIAATIIGVVMGVSRLSKNWVIRKIATVYVELFRNTPLLLQIFFWYFAVLSALPSAREVMAGPGFLGGNAFLSNRGLTMPKPVFESGAWLITAGLIAGIVGAIAFYRYAKKKQFATGEQLPVFWVNTAMLLGLPLLGAMLAGMPISFDHPEAGRFNFSGGMTIPPEFLALWFSLSIYTGAFIAENVRAGIMSVSHGQTEAAFSLGIKPSYTLRLVIIPQALRVIIPPLASQYLNLAKNSSLAAAIAYPELVSVFSGTVLNNTGQAIECVALTMLAYLTISLSIAAFMNWYNKRVALVER from the coding sequence ATGATAGCCAACACGCAGGCAATCCATATGCAGCAAAAAGCATGGAATAATCCCAAGTATCGCAGTCTTTTTTTCCAGTTGTTATTGACGACTATCGTCGTGGTTGCTGGGTGGACATTGTTTAGCAATACCGTGCAAAATTTAGAATCGCGGGGTATTTCATCGGGGTTTGATTTTTTAAAGCGTGCCGCTGGTTTTGAAATTGATTTTAAGTTAATCAGCTACACGTCGACTGACAGCAATGGACGCGTATTTTTTGTAGGGCTACTGAATACGTTGTTAGTCTCCGTGTTAGGGATTATTGCCGCCACGATTATTGGTGTCGTCATGGGGGTATCGCGGCTGTCAAAAAACTGGGTAATTAGAAAAATTGCGACGGTTTATGTTGAGTTATTTCGTAATACACCACTACTACTACAAATTTTCTTTTGGTATTTTGCCGTACTCAGTGCGTTGCCGAGTGCGCGTGAAGTGATGGCCGGACCTGGGTTCTTGGGCGGTAATGCGTTTCTAAGTAATCGCGGATTAACGATGCCTAAGCCAGTTTTTGAATCGGGTGCTTGGTTAATTACGGCAGGATTGATTGCAGGCATTGTCGGTGCGATTGCTTTTTATCGCTACGCAAAAAAGAAACAATTCGCCACAGGCGAACAACTGCCGGTATTTTGGGTGAATACCGCGATGTTGTTAGGACTGCCTTTGTTAGGCGCGATGTTAGCAGGAATGCCGATCAGTTTCGATCACCCTGAGGCAGGTCGCTTTAATTTTAGTGGTGGTATGACTATTCCACCAGAATTTTTGGCGCTGTGGTTTTCACTAAGCATTTATACTGGTGCATTTATCGCCGAAAACGTCCGAGCAGGGATTATGTCGGTTAGCCACGGACAAACCGAGGCGGCATTTTCGTTAGGGATTAAGCCTTCGTATACATTGCGTCTGGTGATTATCCCCCAAGCGTTACGCGTCATTATTCCGCCACTTGCCAGTCAATATTTGAATTTGGCGAAAAACTCTTCATTGGCGGCGGCCATTGCTTATCCTGAATTGGTGTCGGTATTTTCAGGCACGGTACTCAACAACACAGGGCAAGCCATTGAGTGTGTTGCTTTGACGATGCTGGCGTATCTGACGATTTCCTTGTCGATTGCCGCCTTTATGAATTGGTATAACAAGCGTGTCGCATTGGTGGAGAGGTAA
- a CDS encoding amino acid ABC transporter substrate-binding protein: MKKTLYTMAILSAFSAVQAQSTLASVKSKGELVCGASQGIAGFSVADDKNNWSGIDVDFCRAVASAIFDDPSKARFVPLSAKERFTAIQSGEVDLLSRNTTETMSRDATLGLNFVGVTYYDGQGFMVRKSLGVSSAKELDGAAVCTDTGTTTELNINDYFKANNLAFKPVVFEKKDEVISAYDAGRCDVVSTDISGLESYRISLKTPSDHMILPEVISKEPLAPAVRHGDDAWLDLVEWSRSCMINAEELGVTSSNVEEMKKSDNPNIKRLVGVDGEFGKSIGLSENWCASIIKHVGNYGEMYDRNLGPNAATTIDRGLNRLWNDGGIMYAAPIR; encoded by the coding sequence ATGAAAAAAACACTCTATACGATGGCAATACTTAGTGCTTTTTCTGCTGTGCAAGCACAGAGTACATTAGCGTCAGTTAAATCCAAAGGCGAACTCGTTTGTGGTGCATCACAGGGTATTGCAGGGTTTTCAGTTGCGGATGACAAAAATAACTGGTCAGGAATTGACGTAGATTTTTGTCGTGCCGTGGCATCGGCAATCTTTGATGATCCAAGCAAAGCCCGATTTGTGCCATTATCGGCCAAAGAACGCTTTACCGCCATTCAAAGTGGCGAAGTCGATTTATTGTCAAGAAATACCACCGAGACCATGAGTCGCGATGCCACGCTTGGATTAAATTTTGTTGGCGTGACATACTATGATGGTCAGGGCTTTATGGTGCGTAAAAGCTTAGGTGTGAGCTCGGCCAAGGAATTAGACGGCGCGGCGGTTTGTACTGATACTGGTACGACAACCGAACTCAATATTAACGACTATTTCAAAGCCAATAATTTGGCCTTTAAGCCCGTTGTTTTTGAGAAAAAAGACGAAGTTATTTCTGCATACGATGCAGGGCGTTGCGATGTGGTATCAACCGATATTTCGGGGTTAGAGTCTTATCGCATTAGCTTGAAAACACCGTCTGATCACATGATTTTACCTGAAGTTATATCCAAAGAACCACTCGCACCAGCGGTGCGTCATGGCGATGATGCATGGTTGGATTTGGTAGAATGGTCTCGTAGCTGTATGATTAACGCCGAAGAATTAGGTGTGACGTCTAGCAATGTTGAGGAAATGAAAAAATCAGACAATCCGAACATCAAGCGCCTAGTCGGTGTTGATGGCGAGTTTGGTAAGTCAATTGGATTGTCAGAGAATTGGTGTGCCAGCATCATTAAGCACGTAGGTAACTATGGTGAAATGTATGACAGAAACCTAGGCCCTAATGCCGCAACCACTATCGATCGTGGTCTGAACCGTTTGTGGAATGACGGTGGTATCATGTACGCGGCGCCAATTCGCTAA
- a CDS encoding SDR family NAD(P)-dependent oxidoreductase, whose product MKHIVVFGASGSIGQAITQQLAKQHESCTIYAGSRQDMFFEQRNIHSFCVDPLSDESLQKCANDITVPLDMIIITLGMLHDSHVQPEKSLRQVELFAMQKIFNVNTFAPALIMKHFMPKLNKSSRTLCAALSARVGSISDNRLGGWYSYRASKSALNMMIKCASIEYKRSHPKSIFVGLHPGTVNSQLSKPFQANIPDAQLFSPNHSAQQLLDVLGKLDTTDSGRVFDYAGHEIQP is encoded by the coding sequence ATGAAACACATTGTGGTATTTGGCGCCTCCGGCAGCATCGGACAGGCCATCACACAACAACTGGCAAAACAACATGAATCCTGCACGATATATGCCGGGTCGCGTCAGGATATGTTCTTTGAACAACGAAATATACACAGTTTCTGTGTCGATCCACTTAGTGATGAATCATTACAAAAATGCGCCAACGACATCACCGTGCCACTTGATATGATTATTATCACCCTTGGTATGCTACATGACAGCCACGTGCAACCTGAAAAATCGCTGCGCCAAGTTGAATTATTTGCCATGCAAAAAATCTTTAACGTCAACACGTTTGCACCAGCATTAATCATGAAGCACTTTATGCCAAAACTCAACAAATCAAGCCGCACACTATGCGCCGCATTATCAGCCCGCGTGGGCAGTATTAGCGACAATCGACTCGGGGGTTGGTACAGCTACCGCGCCTCTAAAAGCGCCCTTAACATGATGATTAAATGCGCGAGCATCGAATATAAACGCAGCCATCCAAAGAGCATATTTGTCGGCTTACACCCAGGCACTGTAAACAGTCAATTATCAAAACCCTTTCAGGCTAACATACCAGATGCACAATTATTTTCACCTAACCACAGTGCACAGCAATTACTTGACGTGTTAGGCAAATTAGACACCACGGATAGTGGACGAGTATTTGATTATGCCGGGCATGAAATACAGCCTTAG
- the ruvC gene encoding crossover junction endodeoxyribonuclease RuvC: MTIRILAIDPGSTITGYGLVDFTGKQTRYVDSGCIRLGKEAMPIRLMMIHQGIQELIAHFKPREFAIEQIFMHANPNSALKLGQARGVAIAVAAIHGLPIGEYAPKAIKNAIVGTGGASKEQVQYMVKTVLGLTGNIQADAGDALAIALTHAHHLQTSLAHKKSGRLELWNQY, translated from the coding sequence ATGACGATAAGAATTCTAGCGATTGACCCTGGCTCAACCATTACAGGCTATGGACTCGTTGATTTTACAGGCAAACAAACCCGCTACGTTGATAGTGGCTGTATTCGGCTGGGTAAAGAAGCGATGCCCATTCGGCTAATGATGATTCACCAAGGCATTCAGGAGTTAATCGCGCATTTTAAGCCTCGTGAATTTGCGATTGAGCAAATTTTTATGCACGCCAACCCAAATTCTGCCTTAAAACTGGGGCAAGCCAGAGGCGTCGCTATTGCCGTCGCTGCCATCCATGGGCTGCCAATTGGCGAATACGCTCCCAAAGCGATTAAAAACGCGATTGTGGGCACAGGGGGTGCGTCCAAAGAACAAGTCCAATACATGGTCAAAACCGTGCTTGGCTTAACGGGCAATATCCAAGCCGATGCGGGAGATGCGCTCGCCATCGCACTCACGCACGCCCATCATTTACAAACGAGCTTGGCACACAAAAAATCGGGGCGATTAGAACTGTGGAATCAATATTGA
- a CDS encoding C40 family peptidase, with amino-acid sequence MMMIKTKKTLHNLSQVVLILWLGTSLSACAVNWRGESAKQKTKAPATQAQLMAFYQSWKGTPYRLGGTGRSGIDCSAFVMQGFQQIFSIDMPRTTEAQAKVGSRVMFSERKPGDLVFFKTGWNLRHVGIYVGDNQFMHASTSKGVIISSLSNPYWEKYYWKTTRI; translated from the coding sequence ATGATGATGATAAAGACAAAAAAAACATTACATAACCTATCGCAGGTGGTATTGATTTTATGGCTTGGCACCAGCCTTAGCGCATGCGCAGTGAATTGGCGTGGTGAATCCGCCAAACAAAAAACCAAAGCACCCGCCACACAGGCACAACTGATGGCATTTTACCAGTCTTGGAAAGGAACACCCTACCGCTTGGGCGGAACGGGGCGTAGCGGCATTGACTGTTCGGCATTTGTCATGCAGGGTTTTCAGCAGATATTTAGTATTGACATGCCACGCACCACAGAAGCGCAAGCAAAAGTCGGTTCGCGAGTAATGTTTTCTGAGCGAAAACCAGGGGATTTGGTTTTTTTCAAAACTGGCTGGAATCTTCGCCACGTTGGTATTTATGTCGGTGATAACCAGTTCATGCACGCCAGCACGAGTAAAGGTGTGATTATTTCATCACTCTCTAATCCTTATTGGGAAAAGTACTATTGGAAAACCACGCGAATTTAA